In the genome of Candidatus Reidiella endopervernicosa, one region contains:
- a CDS encoding ParA family protein, with amino-acid sequence MKTIACYNIKGGVGKTATAINLSYLSALEGHSTLVWDLDPQGAASFYFRIKAKIKGGTTELFKRRSRLQRAIKATDYEGLDLIPADFSYRNLDLLLEQKKHSGQQLGKLLKPIHSEYDYLFLDCPPSISLVSENVFEMADLILVPTIPSTLSLRTLSQLQKFCSNNGYNKGKIVPFFSMADLRKTLHRTILEHPPKRGEPMLNRHIPYASEIEQMGVKRAAVETYAHSSKAAAAYRALWSELKQRYL; translated from the coding sequence ATGAAGACCATCGCCTGTTATAACATCAAGGGCGGCGTGGGAAAGACGGCCACCGCTATCAACCTCTCCTACCTCTCCGCCCTTGAGGGACACTCAACGCTGGTTTGGGATCTCGATCCGCAGGGCGCGGCCAGTTTCTACTTCCGTATCAAGGCAAAGATAAAAGGTGGCACTACTGAACTCTTCAAACGCCGCAGCCGTCTGCAACGAGCGATCAAGGCGACCGACTACGAGGGGCTCGATCTGATCCCAGCCGACTTCTCCTATCGCAACCTCGACCTGCTACTGGAACAGAAGAAGCATTCGGGCCAGCAGCTAGGCAAACTGCTCAAGCCAATACATTCAGAGTACGACTATCTCTTTCTCGACTGTCCCCCCAGCATCTCGCTGGTCTCCGAGAACGTCTTTGAGATGGCCGATCTAATACTGGTGCCAACGATCCCGAGCACCCTTTCGTTGCGCACACTTTCTCAACTTCAGAAGTTCTGCAGCAACAACGGCTACAACAAGGGGAAAATCGTGCCCTTCTTTTCGATGGCCGACCTACGCAAAACCCTGCATCGAACCATTCTTGAGCACCCACCGAAACGGGGTGAGCCGATGCTCAATCGGCATATTCCCTACGCCAGCGAGATTGAGCAGATGGGTGTTAAACGTGCGGCTGTCGAAACCTATGCCCACAGCAGTAAAGCCGCAGCTGCATACCGAGCCCTCTGGAGTGAACTCAAGCAGCGCTATTTGTAG
- a CDS encoding sulfur globule family protein: MKFNKILIATALLAVSTASQAWWGNGFNNGNGYNNGNGSGYGAGNGAGNGDFDGGFNFGMSGNARGNGSGNGYNSYNGNNGWNNGYNGYNGYAPYGAPYGYAPYGAPVAPGADQKAAIEAQQKAAADFQKQMMDQQKAAMEAQKKAHDEYVAMMQKRQAAK; this comes from the coding sequence ATGAAATTCAACAAGATTCTGATTGCTACCGCACTTCTCGCAGTTTCTACCGCTTCACAGGCTTGGTGGGGTAACGGTTTTAACAACGGTAACGGTTACAACAATGGTAACGGTAGTGGTTACGGTGCTGGTAACGGCGCTGGTAACGGCGACTTCGACGGTGGCTTCAACTTCGGCATGAGCGGTAACGCACGTGGTAACGGTTCAGGCAACGGTTACAACAGCTACAATGGCAACAACGGCTGGAACAACGGTTACAACGGTTACAACGGTTACGCTCCTTACGGCGCGCCTTACGGCTACGCTCCTTACGGCGCACCTGTTGCTCCTGGCGCTGACCAGAAGGCTGCTATCGAAGCACAGCAGAAGGCTGCTGCTGATTTCCAGAAGCAGATGATGGACCAGCAGAAGGCTGCTATGGAAGCACAGAAGAAGGCACACGACGAGTACGTGGCTATGATGCAGAAGCGCCAGGCTGCTAAGTAA
- a CDS encoding SOS response-associated peptidase, translating to MCGRFTLSTDAQFLSDYFDLDRVPAGFEQRFNIAPGQSIATIRQVRGVGRELDFTHWGLIPSWADSMKIANHLINARAETVADKPAFRSAFRRKRCLIPADGFYEWQQTAQGKQPYWIGLPDRTPIGFAGLWAHWEPKDGSGVVESCTILTTTANEQMKPYHDRMPVILQPDAFAAWLDPEEQRADQVKQILQPFVGELQIYPVSRDVNSPLKDNHHLIDRLNDSVTDGLHSAGKERI from the coding sequence ATGTGTGGTCGTTTTACCCTATCTACTGATGCGCAGTTTCTGAGTGACTATTTCGACCTCGACAGGGTGCCCGCCGGTTTTGAACAACGGTTTAATATTGCACCCGGCCAGTCGATTGCCACCATTCGTCAGGTTAGAGGGGTAGGGCGCGAGCTCGATTTTACCCACTGGGGGCTGATCCCCTCCTGGGCCGATTCGATGAAGATTGCCAACCATCTGATTAATGCACGTGCTGAAACCGTGGCCGATAAACCCGCTTTTCGCTCGGCGTTTCGACGCAAGCGTTGCCTGATACCGGCCGATGGCTTTTATGAGTGGCAGCAGACAGCACAGGGAAAACAGCCCTACTGGATCGGTCTGCCGGATCGTACCCCAATTGGATTTGCAGGACTCTGGGCGCACTGGGAGCCTAAAGATGGCAGTGGCGTGGTGGAGTCGTGCACGATTTTGACAACCACGGCTAATGAGCAGATGAAGCCTTACCACGATCGTATGCCGGTGATCCTTCAGCCCGACGCCTTTGCCGCCTGGCTCGATCCAGAAGAGCAGCGTGCTGATCAGGTGAAGCAGATCCTGCAACCGTTTGTGGGTGAACTACAGATCTATCCGGTATCACGTGATGTGAATAGTCCTCTCAAGGATAACCACCATCTGATCGATCGGCTGAACGACTCTGTGACTGACGGTTTACACTCAGCAGGAAAAGAGCGGATATAG
- a CDS encoding alpha/beta hydrolase: MKLLLQGALIVVLALTALNGWFYLQQPAMTFFPSSELIDTPAAWRMDYEDVALKTEDGVDLHGWYLPARDAELTLLFLHGNGGNISHRRDSIAIFHRLGLNVLIIDYRGYGQSRGEPSEQGLYLDAKSAWNYLQREKGVTADRLVIFGRSLGGAVATELASAVHPRAVILESTFTSMRELAAYHFPILTKLVYLRYRFDSAARIASLGAPLLVLHSPEDEIIPFGLGADLFKLATEPKQFVKLRGDHNSGYMLSQPRYQQQLRQFLSIERQMAGGSGVGLAIDRS, encoded by the coding sequence ATGAAGCTGCTGTTACAGGGTGCGCTGATAGTTGTGTTGGCTTTGACAGCACTCAATGGCTGGTTCTACCTGCAGCAGCCGGCAATGACCTTTTTTCCCAGCAGCGAGTTGATCGATACACCAGCGGCCTGGCGTATGGATTACGAAGATGTGGCACTGAAGACGGAGGATGGTGTCGATCTGCATGGATGGTATCTGCCAGCACGCGATGCTGAGCTGACGCTGCTCTTTCTACACGGCAACGGTGGCAACATCTCACATCGTCGCGACTCAATCGCGATCTTCCATCGTCTCGGCCTCAATGTGCTGATCATCGATTATCGAGGCTACGGCCAGAGTCGTGGAGAACCGAGCGAGCAGGGGCTCTATCTTGATGCAAAATCGGCCTGGAACTACCTGCAGCGTGAGAAGGGGGTGACAGCCGATCGTCTGGTTATCTTTGGACGTTCACTGGGCGGTGCGGTTGCAACCGAGTTGGCCTCAGCGGTGCATCCACGTGCGGTGATTCTGGAATCGACCTTCACATCGATGCGTGAGCTGGCGGCTTACCATTTCCCGATTCTCACCAAGTTGGTCTACCTGCGTTATCGCTTCGACAGTGCAGCACGTATCGCTTCATTGGGAGCACCCCTGTTGGTGTTGCACAGTCCTGAGGATGAGATCATTCCCTTTGGCCTCGGAGCCGATCTCTTCAAGCTGGCTACGGAGCCCAAACAGTTTGTCAAACTGCGCGGTGATCACAACAGTGGCTACATGCTCTCCCAGCCCCGTTATCAGCAGCAGTTACGGCAATTCCTCTCCATCGAGCGACAGATGGCTGGGGGCAGCGGGGTTGGGTTGGCGATTGATCGCAGTTAG
- the pepN gene encoding aminopeptidase N, which translates to MADLQHPPKTIYLKDYTAPDYRIEQLSLQFELSEQETTVTSTLTISADYDQSGGVRPLRLDGADLQLISITLNDQLLTEADYSLEDEALLINSPPANFTLEVITRINPSANTALEGLYTSSGNFCTQCEAEGFRKITYFPDRPDVLTVYTTRIVADKASYPVLLSNGNLLEQGELDDGRHFAVWHDPFPKPSYLFALVAGDLAAVEDSFTTQSGREVAIRFYVQHGNEAKCDHAVASLKRAMHWDEQMFGREYDLDIYMVVAVDDFNMGAMENKGLNVFNSCFVLAQPESATDLDFVRVEAVIGHEYFHNWSGNRVTCRDWFQLSLKEGFTVFRDQQFTADMTARAVKRIDDVRVLRGHQFQEDAGPMSHPVRPDSYVEINNFYTLTVYNKGAEVVRMIHTLLGDASFRKGSDLYFERHDGEAVTTEDFIAAMEDASGADLSQFKRWYSQSGTPEIVVERSYDAEQMHYTLNVKQSCPPTAGQSEKQPFHVPLKMALLDTDGEPLPLQLKGEAEAGGIERVLDLTESEQQFTFINIPPEPVPSLLRGFSAPVKLKLDLSDQELAFLMGNDGDDFNRWDAGQQLSVKVMLRLLQVLKSGLQPTLDDALSSAFGKTLTDHSLDPALVAEALTLPAEGYVAEFVEVVDPQAIHVVREYLRRSLAFAHREALIKRYDELTDDGPYSTDAAAMGRRRLRNLCMSYLVELGNDEVRNMALNQFQRDQSMTDVMAALTALVHSGSPEQHSALSAFYERWKEDPLVLDKWFAVQASSPIPGVLDQVRALTNHDDFHLTNPNRVRSLVGTFCMRNPVRFHEANGSGYRFLADWVIRLNSLNPQIAARMLSPLGQWRRYDEGRQEAMKSQLARILEEPSLSKDVFEIASKSLKG; encoded by the coding sequence ATGGCTGATCTGCAGCACCCACCCAAGACAATCTATCTGAAAGACTACACCGCCCCTGACTATCGTATTGAGCAGCTCTCACTGCAGTTTGAACTCTCCGAACAAGAGACCACAGTCACCTCGACACTGACAATCTCCGCTGACTACGACCAGAGTGGTGGTGTTCGACCACTGCGTCTCGATGGTGCTGATCTGCAGCTCATCTCAATCACCCTGAATGATCAACTGCTGACAGAGGCTGATTACAGCCTGGAAGATGAGGCACTGCTGATCAACTCGCCGCCAGCAAACTTCACTCTTGAGGTGATTACACGTATCAATCCCTCCGCCAATACCGCCCTTGAGGGGCTCTACACTTCGAGCGGCAACTTCTGTACCCAGTGTGAAGCGGAGGGTTTTCGTAAAATCACCTACTTCCCTGATCGCCCCGATGTGTTGACGGTCTATACCACTCGCATTGTGGCCGATAAGGCGAGTTATCCGGTGCTGCTGAGTAACGGCAATCTGCTTGAGCAGGGCGAGCTCGATGACGGTCGCCATTTTGCGGTCTGGCACGATCCCTTTCCGAAACCAAGTTATCTCTTTGCACTGGTTGCCGGTGATCTCGCCGCTGTAGAAGATAGTTTTACGACTCAATCTGGACGTGAGGTGGCGATCCGTTTCTATGTCCAGCACGGCAATGAGGCGAAGTGTGATCATGCCGTTGCATCACTCAAACGGGCAATGCACTGGGATGAGCAGATGTTTGGGCGCGAATACGATCTCGATATCTACATGGTCGTAGCTGTAGATGACTTCAATATGGGAGCGATGGAGAACAAAGGGCTCAACGTCTTCAACTCCTGTTTCGTTCTGGCCCAGCCTGAGAGCGCCACCGATCTCGACTTTGTCCGGGTAGAGGCGGTAATTGGTCACGAATATTTTCACAACTGGTCGGGTAACCGGGTCACCTGTCGTGACTGGTTCCAGCTTAGTCTCAAGGAGGGTTTTACCGTCTTCCGTGACCAGCAGTTCACTGCCGATATGACGGCGAGGGCGGTTAAGCGCATTGATGATGTGCGTGTTCTTCGTGGTCATCAGTTCCAGGAGGACGCGGGGCCGATGTCCCATCCGGTTCGCCCCGACTCCTATGTTGAGATCAACAACTTCTACACCCTGACGGTCTACAACAAAGGGGCTGAGGTGGTGCGCATGATCCACACCCTGCTGGGTGATGCGTCTTTCCGTAAGGGGAGTGACCTCTATTTCGAACGCCATGACGGAGAGGCGGTCACCACCGAGGATTTCATCGCGGCAATGGAGGATGCCAGCGGTGCAGACCTAAGTCAGTTTAAACGCTGGTACAGCCAGTCGGGGACACCCGAGATCGTGGTGGAACGCAGCTACGATGCTGAACAGATGCACTACACTCTGAACGTGAAACAGAGTTGCCCGCCAACGGCCGGGCAGTCGGAGAAACAGCCCTTTCATGTCCCGCTGAAAATGGCACTGCTCGATACCGATGGTGAGCCGTTACCTCTACAGTTAAAGGGTGAGGCGGAGGCGGGTGGTATTGAACGGGTGCTTGATCTGACTGAGTCAGAGCAGCAGTTCACCTTTATCAATATTCCCCCTGAGCCGGTTCCTTCACTGCTGCGTGGCTTCTCGGCACCGGTGAAGTTGAAGCTCGATCTGAGTGATCAGGAACTCGCCTTTCTGATGGGTAACGACGGCGATGACTTTAACCGCTGGGATGCGGGGCAGCAGCTCTCGGTGAAGGTGATGCTGCGCCTGCTGCAGGTATTGAAAAGTGGTCTGCAGCCGACACTTGATGATGCCCTCTCTAGCGCCTTTGGCAAGACACTGACAGATCACTCCCTCGACCCTGCGCTGGTGGCTGAGGCACTGACTCTGCCTGCCGAGGGTTATGTCGCGGAATTTGTCGAGGTAGTCGATCCTCAGGCGATTCATGTGGTACGAGAGTACCTGCGACGCAGCCTCGCCTTTGCCCATCGTGAGGCGTTGATCAAACGCTACGATGAGCTGACCGATGATGGTCCCTACTCAACCGACGCGGCAGCGATGGGTCGACGTCGGCTGCGTAACCTCTGTATGAGTTATCTGGTTGAGCTGGGTAATGATGAGGTGCGAAATATGGCACTCAATCAATTCCAGCGTGACCAGAGTATGACCGATGTGATGGCGGCACTGACAGCGCTGGTACACAGCGGTAGCCCGGAACAGCACAGTGCGCTCTCAGCCTTCTATGAGAGATGGAAAGAGGATCCACTGGTACTCGATAAGTGGTTTGCGGTTCAGGCCAGTTCACCGATACCGGGTGTGCTCGATCAGGTGCGTGCTCTGACCAACCATGACGATTTCCATCTCACCAATCCCAACCGGGTACGTTCGTTGGTTGGCACCTTCTGTATGCGAAATCCAGTCCGGTTCCATGAGGCTAACGGATCAGGATATCGCTTCCTCGCCGACTGGGTGATTCGACTCAACTCGCTCAATCCGCAGATCGCGGCGCGTATGCTCTCACCACTGGGACAGTGGCGTCGCTATGATGAGGGGCGTCAGGAGGCGATGAAGTCACAGCTGGCACGCATCCTTGAGGAGCCATCGCTCTCCAAGGATGTTTTTGAGATCGCCTCCAAGAGTCTCAAGGGGTAG
- a CDS encoding SixA phosphatase family protein — translation MEELLLLRHGKSDWRVSSSDFNRPLKKRGRRGATRIGQWLRDHDLIPDLIIASPAVRADATARRCAAAMGLKTSVVVNDGRLYLADLNTLLDRGVAIFAKVCFGHQAQANSKTSRDRLCLRRPDRPAYVA, via the coding sequence TTGGAAGAGTTACTACTGCTACGACACGGTAAATCGGACTGGCGAGTTTCCAGTTCAGATTTCAATCGCCCTCTGAAAAAGCGAGGACGGCGCGGAGCGACTCGTATTGGTCAGTGGTTGCGTGATCACGATCTGATTCCCGATCTCATTATCGCCTCACCGGCGGTTCGTGCCGATGCCACGGCCAGACGCTGTGCGGCGGCGATGGGACTCAAAACGTCAGTAGTGGTAAATGACGGTCGGCTCTATCTGGCTGATCTCAATACACTGCTAGACCGGGGAGTCGCTATTTTTGCGAAAGTTTGTTTTGGGCATCAAGCCCAAGCAAACAGCAAAACTTCACGCGACCGTTTATGCCTGCGGCGCCCCGACCGTCCTGCGTACGTTGCGTAA
- a CDS encoding flagellar basal body rod C-terminal domain-containing protein, which yields MDSISNSLSGMKVAQERMRNSSNNIANVATEGFTPSRVESVQSAGGGVEVGAVTPSTAPVASGAPSGTNLAEEMAGLLQAKNSYQANAKALSIGVETYQSVEDMLTRNR from the coding sequence ATGGACAGTATTTCGAACTCGTTGAGCGGTATGAAGGTTGCGCAGGAGCGTATGCGTAATAGTTCGAACAACATAGCCAATGTCGCGACTGAGGGGTTTACCCCATCGAGGGTTGAGTCGGTTCAGTCTGCGGGTGGTGGTGTTGAGGTCGGTGCCGTAACACCGAGCACCGCGCCGGTTGCGTCAGGTGCGCCATCGGGTACCAATCTTGCCGAGGAGATGGCGGGCTTGCTTCAAGCGAAGAACAGCTACCAGGCCAATGCAAAGGCGCTCTCAATCGGTGTCGAGACCTATCAGAGTGTCGAGGATATGCTTACCCGCAACAGGTGA
- a CDS encoding CHAD domain-containing protein has product MSQLLTLNQKPTRLSLNYSGTEKRMTLYPLPVKESTTRWRTRLLELLPLQAEQRTRSEIHFYDTFDWRLYRANQSLQWLEGENDARLILCERQRGAPRSSIPQSTPPPRFANELEASALQRELTSRQGLRAFLPLVTVERYCHPFKQIDKEGKTRLRVTLEEQRICLGNTSKRLTLQLVVTPLRGYERAAKQCVKVLEQQLKLTAGDNRTLQLALAAVGTEPNHQSSRLNFELDPSMRSDTAYRTVLLNLLETMIRNEPGTIENLDSEFLHDFRVAIRRSRSLLGQAKHILPPHSLARFKQEFSWLGSITSPTRDLDVYLLMFDSYRQRLPKRLRADLEPLHTFLQRHHQSEQSTLAIHLSSARYRNFKQQWLRFLNSAPAKRPVAKQALKPISLSAHQHTWKIYQRVMREGAAITPQSPADDLHELRKSCKKLRYLMEFFQSIYSAKAIKHQIKELKRLQDNLGDFQDLEVQIHTLQRFGLEMPEELQVEQRHLDAIDRLLSILEGEMHAVRTRFEHCFRRFADQKNQQRFSQLFHSDGPAAQ; this is encoded by the coding sequence ATGTCACAATTACTTACTCTTAACCAGAAGCCCACTCGACTATCGCTCAACTATTCAGGAACTGAGAAGCGCATGACGCTCTACCCCCTACCCGTGAAGGAGAGCACTACCCGTTGGCGAACCAGGCTACTCGAGCTTCTTCCCCTTCAGGCGGAGCAGCGTACTCGCTCTGAGATTCACTTCTACGACACCTTTGACTGGCGACTCTATCGCGCCAACCAGTCACTACAGTGGCTAGAGGGTGAAAATGATGCCCGACTCATACTCTGTGAACGACAGCGCGGTGCACCTCGCAGCTCAATCCCACAGTCGACCCCACCGCCACGCTTTGCCAACGAGCTAGAAGCGAGTGCTCTGCAACGCGAACTCACGAGCAGACAGGGTCTGCGTGCATTCCTGCCGCTGGTAACGGTCGAACGATACTGCCATCCATTCAAGCAGATCGATAAGGAGGGTAAGACACGCCTACGCGTGACACTTGAGGAGCAGCGCATCTGTCTCGGCAACACCTCAAAACGACTTACCCTGCAACTGGTCGTCACACCATTGCGTGGCTATGAGAGAGCCGCCAAGCAGTGCGTCAAGGTACTCGAGCAGCAGCTCAAGCTCACCGCTGGCGACAACCGAACCCTACAACTTGCCCTGGCTGCCGTTGGCACCGAACCTAACCACCAGAGCTCCCGGCTCAACTTCGAACTCGATCCCAGCATGCGCTCCGACACCGCCTATCGCACCGTGCTGCTTAACCTGCTAGAGACAATGATCCGCAACGAACCGGGAACCATCGAAAATCTGGACAGTGAATTTCTACACGATTTCCGCGTTGCGATTCGGCGTAGTCGTTCACTGCTTGGACAGGCGAAACATATTCTGCCACCACATAGTCTGGCGCGATTTAAACAGGAGTTCTCCTGGCTCGGTTCGATCACCAGTCCGACACGCGACCTCGATGTTTATCTGCTGATGTTCGACAGCTATCGGCAGCGTTTACCAAAACGGCTGCGCGCCGACCTGGAGCCGCTACACACCTTTTTACAGCGTCACCACCAGAGCGAGCAGTCAACGCTGGCCATTCATCTCAGTTCGGCACGCTATCGCAACTTCAAGCAGCAGTGGCTGCGCTTTCTTAACAGTGCCCCTGCCAAGCGACCCGTAGCAAAACAAGCGTTAAAACCGATATCGCTATCGGCCCATCAACACACCTGGAAAATCTACCAACGCGTGATGCGAGAAGGTGCGGCCATCACCCCCCAATCACCGGCAGATGATCTGCATGAACTGCGAAAATCGTGCAAGAAGCTACGCTATCTAATGGAGTTCTTTCAGTCGATCTATTCTGCCAAGGCGATCAAACATCAGATCAAGGAACTCAAACGGCTGCAGGATAATCTTGGAGATTTCCAGGATCTTGAGGTACAGATCCATACCCTGCAGCGCTTTGGTTTAGAAATGCCTGAAGAGTTACAGGTGGAGCAGCGCCATCTGGATGCGATCGACAGGCTGCTATCCATACTCGAGGGCGAGATGCACGCAGTACGTACACGCTTTGAACACTGTTTCAGACGCTTTGCAGATCAGAAAAACCAGCAGCGTTTTTCACAACTCTTCCACTCCGATGGGCCCGCAGCGCAATGA
- a CDS encoding tetratricopeptide repeat protein: MNRTLLTATLLLISESALSAPPPQYWPPQWPGYWQPQQSFYPSPTASEPAVTDGEGAEISPAESSKTTEVALPDSETNHQHEKALRAMQEGNYAVAYCIWDPMADAGDAKAQFSIGWMFHNGYGLAIDNRQTLKWWTLAAEQEFANASFALGMLLSHGDNQVEQDLPLAVEHYLQAAHAGHEDAQSMLAHLIQDEARKMKPIIAEWGTKEWLLLGKTIRINVKRANARTQPTLSSRVLTVLEEGTELVQIGKEQRWRQAALPEKGVIVWVHDSLIEKPQSKTGK, encoded by the coding sequence ATGAATCGCACCCTCCTCACCGCCACGCTACTGCTAATCAGCGAGTCCGCATTGAGTGCGCCACCGCCTCAATATTGGCCACCACAGTGGCCCGGATACTGGCAGCCACAGCAATCCTTCTACCCCTCCCCAACAGCATCGGAACCCGCTGTTACTGATGGTGAGGGTGCTGAAATATCTCCTGCCGAATCAAGCAAAACCACCGAGGTGGCTCTACCCGACTCTGAAACCAACCACCAGCATGAGAAGGCACTACGAGCAATGCAGGAGGGAAACTACGCCGTAGCCTACTGCATCTGGGATCCAATGGCCGATGCGGGGGATGCCAAGGCACAGTTTAGTATCGGCTGGATGTTCCATAACGGCTACGGCCTGGCGATCGATAATCGTCAGACCCTTAAGTGGTGGACCCTTGCCGCTGAGCAGGAGTTTGCCAACGCCTCTTTTGCACTCGGCATGCTGCTAAGCCACGGCGACAATCAGGTTGAACAAGATCTACCTCTTGCCGTTGAACACTATCTCCAGGCAGCACATGCTGGACACGAAGATGCACAGTCGATGCTGGCCCACCTGATTCAGGATGAAGCTCGCAAGATGAAGCCGATCATTGCCGAATGGGGTACTAAAGAGTGGCTATTGCTAGGCAAGACTATCCGTATCAACGTCAAGCGTGCCAATGCGCGCACTCAGCCCACCCTCTCGAGTCGAGTGCTTACGGTGCTTGAAGAGGGAACAGAGTTGGTTCAGATCGGGAAGGAGCAGCGCTGGCGACAGGCTGCGCTACCTGAGAAGGGCGTTATCGTCTGGGTGCACGATTCGTTGATTGAGAAGCCTCAATCGAAAACGGGTAAATAA
- a CDS encoding transglycosylase SLT domain-containing protein has translation MTRVLFLLLMILPSTLWASKSVDPSVDSSVWSSEYDEYFKKYAARYFGPSFDWRWFKAQAIAESGLNYKATSSSGARGLMQLIPSTYQDIRRDQSHFGELETPVWNVAAGIFYDRQIYRKWRDRPEQERLYLTFASYNAGYGRVLKALKRVKGDVKGWDQIKQYLPRETRAYVERIRRLMKNEPRPIRLVQLTGYLPVFD, from the coding sequence GTGACGCGTGTTCTGTTTCTACTGTTGATGATTCTTCCGAGCACCCTGTGGGCGTCGAAAAGTGTCGACCCCTCGGTAGACTCATCGGTCTGGAGCAGCGAGTACGATGAGTACTTCAAAAAGTATGCAGCACGATACTTTGGTCCCAGTTTCGATTGGCGCTGGTTTAAGGCTCAGGCGATCGCTGAGTCGGGTCTTAACTACAAGGCAACCAGCAGCTCGGGTGCACGAGGGTTGATGCAGCTGATTCCTTCGACCTATCAGGATATTCGTCGTGACCAGTCACACTTCGGTGAACTCGAGACGCCAGTCTGGAACGTTGCGGCGGGCATCTTCTACGACCGTCAGATCTATCGTAAGTGGCGCGATCGTCCCGAACAGGAGCGGCTCTATCTCACCTTCGCCAGTTATAACGCCGGTTATGGTCGAGTATTGAAGGCACTAAAGCGGGTTAAAGGCGACGTGAAGGGGTGGGACCAGATCAAGCAGTATCTACCACGTGAGACACGTGCCTATGTTGAACGCATTCGACGTTTGATGAAGAACGAACCAAGACCGATTCGTCTGGTTCAGCTGACCGGTTATTTACCCGTTTTCGATTGA
- a CDS encoding helix-turn-helix transcriptional regulator, producing MDRTERLYKIIQLLENRRLVTREQFLDTLEVSPATFKRDLEVLRDRFNAPISWDRELHGYRLDRTNDEAAGDFSLPGLWFSASELYALLTMQQLLENLQPGLLTPHIAPLQQRLERLLEEGDYSADQIRNRIRILQMAKRHLNLDCFESVSRALLAEKRLLLTHLNRSSGEESEREVSPQRLIYYRDNWYLDGWCHLRKAVRSFGVEAILSARVVDKRSKRVADTTLDQMLGSGYGIFSGTKTETALIRFSPQRARWVSQESWHPDQQGEFDDDGSYLLKVPYSDDRELIMDILRHGPDAEVLEPQQLRDRLYAQLQKSAALYQ from the coding sequence GTGGATCGTACCGAACGACTCTATAAGATTATTCAGCTGCTTGAGAACCGACGCCTGGTCACTCGAGAGCAGTTTCTCGATACGCTGGAAGTCTCTCCAGCAACCTTTAAGCGTGATCTTGAAGTGCTGCGCGATCGCTTTAATGCGCCGATCAGTTGGGATAGGGAGCTGCATGGCTACCGACTCGACAGAACAAACGATGAAGCGGCCGGTGACTTCTCCCTGCCTGGACTCTGGTTCAGTGCCTCAGAACTCTATGCGTTGCTGACCATGCAGCAGCTGCTGGAGAATCTTCAGCCGGGCCTGCTAACGCCCCATATTGCACCGCTGCAACAGCGTCTCGAGAGGTTGCTGGAGGAGGGCGACTATTCGGCAGATCAGATTCGCAATCGAATTCGCATTCTGCAGATGGCCAAACGTCATCTCAATCTGGACTGCTTTGAAAGTGTCAGCCGTGCGTTGTTGGCTGAGAAGCGGCTATTGCTGACACACCTCAATCGCAGCAGTGGTGAAGAGAGTGAGCGCGAGGTCTCACCGCAGCGGCTGATCTACTACCGTGATAACTGGTATCTCGATGGCTGGTGTCATCTACGTAAGGCGGTTCGAAGCTTCGGTGTTGAGGCGATCTTATCTGCGCGGGTAGTGGATAAAAGATCGAAGCGGGTTGCTGATACAACGCTCGATCAGATGCTGGGATCGGGATACGGTATCTTCAGTGGAACCAAAACAGAGACCGCTCTGATTCGTTTTAGCCCGCAACGTGCACGCTGGGTCTCACAGGAGTCGTGGCATCCCGATCAACAGGGTGAGTTCGATGATGATGGTAGCTATCTGTTAAAGGTTCCCTACTCAGATGATCGTGAGTTGATTATGGATATCCTGCGTCACGGCCCCGATGCCGAGGTGTTGGAACCGCAACAACTGCGTGATCGTCTTTATGCGCAGTTGCAAAAGAGCGCAGCACTCTATCAATGA
- a CDS encoding hydrogenase maturation nickel metallochaperone HypA, with the protein MHELSLCRALVREVETIASTHQAIAVRSILIHLGPLSGAEATRLRNAYPVAAAGSIAEEAALVIESTPIRVHCLHCGEESDTPINQLTCGHCGRNHPLLISGDEIELVKLEFDLHIH; encoded by the coding sequence ATGCATGAGCTCTCCCTCTGCCGGGCCTTAGTTAGAGAGGTCGAAACGATCGCCAGTACTCATCAGGCGATTGCTGTCAGGTCGATTCTGATCCATCTGGGCCCCCTCTCCGGCGCTGAGGCTACGCGTCTTCGCAACGCCTATCCCGTTGCTGCTGCCGGGAGTATCGCTGAAGAGGCTGCTCTGGTGATCGAATCGACGCCGATCAGGGTTCACTGCCTGCACTGTGGCGAGGAGTCAGACACTCCCATCAATCAACTCACCTGTGGGCACTGCGGCAGGAATCACCCACTGCTCATCAGTGGTGATGAGATTGAACTGGTCAAACTGGAGTTTGACCTGCATATCCACTAA